The DNA region TGACGTTGCTCCGGCGCAACCTGGTGCACACGCTGGTGCGTAACGAGGACCTGCTGCTGGAGCTGGGCGAGCATCAGGCCGAGCTGGTCGACGCGCTGGGGATTTTCGAATACTTCAACGATGCCGATGCGGTGATTTTTCTCCAGCGCGCGCTGCGGCTGGTCAAGCCCGGCGGGGCGGTGATTGTCTCCAACATGCTGACCAGCAGCCCGCAGATTGACTTTGTGCTGCGCGGTATCGGCTGGGAGGATATCCACCCGAGGACGCTACAGCAGCTGCAGGATATTCATTTGGCGGCAGGCGTGCCGGTGGAAAACGTCACCGTGGTCGTGCCGAAGGACGGGGTGTATGCGGTGATGGAGATCAGGGTAGGGTATGAAAAACCGCACGGTCAGTTCCCTCTCCCTGAGGGAGAGGGCTAGGGTGAGGGGGAACAGAGCGCAAGGAGTGACTTGAATTAACGTCCTAAACCGCACATGATCCCCCCATGAAAATAGAAACCGCACTCCCCACACACTTCGAACGTCTGGTTGCGATCTGGGAATCCTCCGTCCGTGCCACCCATCACTTTTTACAGGAAAGCGATATCGCGGCGCTGCGCCCGCTATTGCTCAATGCCTATCTGCCTAATCTCAAGATCGTGATTGCTCGCGATGATGCAGGCATTATTCACGGCTTTTTAGGTGTGGATGAAAACCGCATTGAAATGCTGTTTGTTGACGATGCGAGCCGGGGTAAGGGCGTCGGGAAATTGCTGCTGCAACACGCCATCGCAGCGTTCGGCGCGAACGAAGTGGACGTGAATGAGCAGAATCCGCAGGGCGTCGCGTTTTATCGCCATATGGGGTTTGAGCAGGTCGGGCGCTCGGAAGTGGACGGGCAGGGGAATCCGTTTCCGTTATTGCATATGCGGTTGAATCGGGATTAGCGCTTAGCCTGCTTATCCCATTTTAATAAGCCGATGATATCTTTCTCACCTTCGGCTTCTTTTATCAGGCGCTGCTTCTTTTCATACTCAATGTATTCTGAGCACGCCTTTTCATCAGCCGCTTTCTTGCTGATTTTTCCTGCGCCTTCTAAAACGTCCCGGTCGTTAAATTGCAGGAACTGATCGAGCTTGGTTTGCCAGTCTCGTAAAAATACCTGCTTGCGGCGTTTGGCCTGATCTTCGGCAAAGTCGAGCCACATATTAACGACGCGATTAAGCTCGCTGACCTCATCCTGAGACAGATAATTTTTTGCAGTGGTGACATCGCTTTTACGGACTTCTTCGCCTTTATAGCTGGTCAGCCCCATATGCGGTTGCGTGGCGTCCGCACGCTGGTGAATCAACTCAGCAGCGGTAAGACCCGTGCAGGCAAAATGCAGTTTATTCTGGATGGTCTGGAAGAATTGCGTGGTTTCTTTGAGTGATGGCTGATAATCAGCGGCTAATGCAAAAATCTCCCTTACGCGGAGATAGACCCGGCGTTCGCTGGCCCGTATATCGCGAATGCGTTCCAGCATTTCATCGAAATAGTCAGGTACGGCAGACGATCCGACAGGCGGGTTTTTAAGTCGCTCGTCGTCCATAACGAAGCCTTTAACCAGGTATTCTTGCAGCGTTTGGGTGGCCCACTGACGGAACTGTGTACCTCGCGTGGAGCGGACTCGATAGCCGATGGCGAGAATGACGGGCAGGCTAAAATATTGAACGTTATATACTTTACCATCGCTGGCAGTTGTTCGGTAAAACCGAACAACTGAATTTTCAACCAGCTCACCCTCATCAAAAATATTCTTGATATGCCCGCTGATCGTTGCTTTGGCTTTGCCATATAACTCACAGATTGTTGCCTGTGACAGCCACAACGTATCGCTTTCGAAGCGGCATTCAATGCGAACTTTTCCATCCTTGCTGGCAAACATGACAAACTCACCGGCTGGTGAATTAATTAATTCTTCATATGTCATGCTGCCTCCGCGTCATAAGGTTGATGTCGTAGTATGCCAGAAACAGCCGCTAAGCCAGGTGATTTGTATTTGATTTTACGAGGCGCTTTCCAGGATGCTGAATTTGAATCGCTGCGAGTGCATTCTCTATCTCAACGAGCTTTGCTTTCGTCCGTTTATAATCGTCCTGCAACCGCTGCTCTTGCTCGTTATACGCCACCAGAACGATGCAACCCTTCATCACCTTGACCGTGACCTGCTGTCCGGTATCAAAGCCCGCGGCGCGCAGCCACTTGCCGGACAGAATGATATTGGGCGTGGATTTGTCGAAAACATTCGGGCGGTATCCCACAATTAACGAACGCTCGGTTCCGGATTGGTCAGTGTCTGGGGTAGAATGCGAATCAGCCATAATCAACTCCTTGATAGTTGGTGAGGTTAGACGCTCCGGTTGTGTTCCCGCACATCGGGGCGTTGCTAGTACAGGAGGTTTAGGTGGCCTCCTATATGTGTATGAGATTAAATGGATAGGTGGCCTCATGTCAATCATTTCGCGCGAAAAAAAACCAAAAGGCGGTGGGCAGTCTCCGCAGTTTAAGATGCGTATTGATCCGGCATTGAAAGAACAGCTGGATGCTGTGGCGGCAGAAGAAGGGGTGAGTCTCGCCAGCTGGTTGAAAGAGCTGGCGAGGGAGGCTTTGCGAGCTAAGGGTATCTCACCGAAAGCATGAACATATCAGCGTGTTTCTGTATTGAAATCAGTTGTAGTTTCAGGAACGACCTCATCATTCTGGTTAGCTTTATTTAGGGGGGCATTAGTTATAAACATCGGTAAGGCTGTATCGCCAGAGAAAACTTTTTCTAGCCCTTTTAAGATATTTGCTTGTGTTGTTTCTAAATCGCCATGAGCAATTGGCCTATAACAGTCTCTTTGTAATTGTACTTTATCAAAATCGTAATTCATCGCTTGAGAAAGAGCGTACAGTAAATCAGTAAAGAGATCATCGGATTTGGATACCCAAATGTTAATATCTGGATAGTCATGTATTTTGTTTAGATGGCTGTTATAACTTTTCCAGGCATGAGTTACAGTTTGTTCTTTCTTGGTTTGATATCTAATTTTTATTATTGGGATTTTTCTTCCATAGAATTCCAAATCGATCATATTTAATGCTTGCACATGTTCTCTATGTAATCTTTGAGCTCTGGTAGACATTAGAGTTCTAAAAATTGATAAGCGGCTTTGTTTTCTTTCTCTGAATTGCTCTAATGTTTTTTGTATTTGAACAGCAAGAACAGGGCCGACTATAACTGCTGCTGTCATAATTATATCTTTTGTTTCCATGCCAAATAATATGTTCATATAACACTTCCTAAGAGATAGTTATAAATATATTATATGCTTTAAGAAAGAATAATTGGGAAATTTAATTATATGAATTTTTGGCGGAGATCACAGGAGTAAGAAGGTTAAGGTAACATTATGTTTTTAAATGATTTATCTTTTTTGGAAAATAATTCTATACACATAGCTATACACATTGGCGAAAGCGTTCAAATTTCGCTCATCTCATCGTACATTGAAAACAGTTTTTCTTGAGAAAACCACTCACACTGTTCACCACCTGATTTTCTCATTAATTATCAGTAATATATATAAGAACACCAAATGAATAGTGAACGGTAAACTGTACACTATCTCACGGAAATTCAAAAACCATCATTTAGCAGAGCATTTTGTCAACTAACTGCGTGACTTGACTGATAAAATTGACTAAGTTCACACTTCTGATCGAGACTAGTTCTGGCAGGGCATCTTCATAAAAAATTTAGGGAATTCATCCTCATTTTACTGTATCACTACATACAGATTGGCAGTTTTAGAATCTCATTGCGGGACAAAAATGCGACTTTATATTATTGGAAATGGTTTTGATATAAGACACAACCTGCCTACTGGATATAAACATTTTAAAATTTATGTTCAAAAAAATGATAGGGACCTATTTAATGCAATTGAAAGTTATCTACCAGTAGGCGATCTATGGAATGAACTTGAAAGCGCATTAGGCGATATTGATTATGAACAAGTACTTGATGAAAATTCGATGTTTTTAGTTTCACCCGGCTCAGATGAATGGACAGATGCAAGTAATCATGATTTTCAGTATGAGGTTGAACAAACCACAGAGTTACTGTCCGAGCGACTTAAAGAAAAATTCGCAGACTGGATTAAAAGTATTGATTTAACTCCAGCACTAAAACCAAGCGAATTTATACCACCAATTCCTACAGAAAGTTTATATTTTACATTTAATTACACAAATACATTGCAACAAATATATCATATTAAAGACATTAACATTAAACATATTCATGGTAATTGCCTACATGATGATTTTCTAGAACTCGGTCATGCCTTTACCCCCGCCGGACCAATTAACAAGGGTGCAGGCCCTGACCAAGACATTAGGATAGCGGAAGCATATAGCTATATTGATAGATATTTCGGTGCTACATTCAAACCAGTAAACGAAATAATCTCCGATGAAAGTGATTATTTCTTATCACTAAGAAATGTCAATGAGGTGCATGTCTATGGGCATTCACTTTCTGAAGTTGATGGTGAATACTTTAAGAAAATATCACAAAGCATTTTACCTGATGCAAAATGGCTAGTTGCTCTATATAGTAACGAAAAGAAATGCGGTAATTTAGAAAACTACGGAATTGATGCTAGGAACATAAAGTCAATTCTTTATGAAAATATTTAAAGTAATATATAGTCAGTAACTAAACAAGGCCCGAAACTCGGGCCTTGTATCTACTTGAGTTATTCCCACCTAGCTAACTTGTTGTCTTACCATCACATTTAGGTAACCAGTCTGCATTACTTTCCTCTTTGAGAGTAAGGTTTGTCTGCATTCCTTGATTGGTCCGCCGCTTCTCGTAATGAAGCCCATACTCTTTCAGCATCAACGGCAACCCCTTGCCAAACATGGTCAGACTCAGCGTGTTTTTATAGCCATTGGCTTCCATGTATACGAGATAGGCATGGTAAAGGTACGTACGTTGCTGGCGTGGGACAATATTGGCGTTCCCCATAAACATGCCGTTGGTGTCAGGTAATGCCTCAAGATAGCCACAAAAATCAAATGCTGGATCAGCATCACGCTTGATGGTGAGAGCCTCATCAGAATTCTGCTGCGACTGAAGCAATGTTCTGGCGCTCATCGGATCGCTGAAACGCTGCATGAGCTGGCGAACAATCACAGCAAGTTCTCGTGCAATTTTATCTTTTAGCTGCGGATCGCGTTCTTCCGGTGCTATCTGCTCAGGAAAATGAAGAATAACTCTCCGGCGGGACACACCACCACTGCGATCAGTGAAGCGCATAGGATTATTATTTACGGCCAGGATAACCGCCGGAATATGTGTTGAATAAGCATTCTGATATTTGGGGTCCACAGATACTGCATCGCCACCGGTTATAGCCTTAAGCCCGGCGCCATCGCCGCTCCACTTCTCCTGATCAGGCAGGCGAATAAGAGAAAAACCGATCAGAGCCGCACGTTCTCGCGGGGACTCCAGAGTTTCAATTGTCGCTGAGGTGGCGTTATCCTCTCCTGCAAGCATGGTTGCAATTTCAGCCAGGATACTTTTACCACTTCCGCCAGGGCCAGTCACTTCAAGAAAGAGCTGCCAGTCATAGCGGTTCGCCAGCACCATAAATAGCGCTGCGAGAATAATGTCGCGTTTTGCTGGGTTGTGCCCGGCGGCCCTGTCCAGCCAGCGCCAGAATGCCGGGGCATGAGTTTCAAGCGTTTCCCCATTTACCGGTGGCGTGAAATCGACTTCACACAGGGTACGCAGCCAGTTCTCTTTACAGTGCGGACTAAACAGCCCTGTTCGCGTATCGAGGACGCCATTACGAAAACCGATCAGATGACGTGCCGGATTTTGCTGCTGCGGAACAATTAACTTTAATGTTTCCACCAGTGAGGCAATCTTTCCTGAGGAAAACGGTGCACCGAGGCGCTGGAAAAGGACTGCGATATCTCGGGCAAAATCAGACTGAGAAATCACTTTCCACGCTCCAGACTCATAGCGGGATAAAAGCTGCCCGTTCGGATCAACCGCCAGTGCATCCCTGTAATGCTCCCGAACCCTCTGAGCTTTTTCGCTGACACTCATCGCTGTGAATTCTGCTTCACTCATCGTGTCGAAAGGACTGGCATTATGTGGCTTCAAAGCCTCAAGAATTGCCTTCCGGGTGGATTCCTCTCCGTAATGGACAAGCGCATCATTCCAGTCACCAAAAACCGGTGGCAGCACAATGTCACACTGACACGCTTTTGCAGCAGTTTCAGCCCTGTTCTGGCCTGAACCATTCAGATCGCGGTCCGCTGCAATAATTAGCTGATACCCCGGATACTTATTATGGGCAACGCTGGTCAGAGAAAGAAAGTTGACCGCCGAAAATGCCACCATGACGGCTTCTCCTGTCAGATGATGAATGGTA from Enterobacter chengduensis includes:
- a CDS encoding acetyltransferase; translated protein: MKIETALPTHFERLVAIWESSVRATHHFLQESDIAALRPLLLNAYLPNLKIVIARDDAGIIHGFLGVDENRIEMLFVDDASRGKGVGKLLLQHAIAAFGANEVDVNEQNPQGVAFYRHMGFEQVGRSEVDGQGNPFPLLHMRLNRD
- a CDS encoding virulence RhuM family protein; its protein translation is MTYEELINSPAGEFVMFASKDGKVRIECRFESDTLWLSQATICELYGKAKATISGHIKNIFDEGELVENSVVRFYRTTASDGKVYNVQYFSLPVILAIGYRVRSTRGTQFRQWATQTLQEYLVKGFVMDDERLKNPPVGSSAVPDYFDEMLERIRDIRASERRVYLRVREIFALAADYQPSLKETTQFFQTIQNKLHFACTGLTAAELIHQRADATQPHMGLTSYKGEEVRKSDVTTAKNYLSQDEVSELNRVVNMWLDFAEDQAKRRKQVFLRDWQTKLDQFLQFNDRDVLEGAGKISKKAADEKACSEYIEYEKKQRLIKEAEGEKDIIGLLKWDKQAKR
- a CDS encoding SymE family type I addiction module toxin, translating into MADSHSTPDTDQSGTERSLIVGYRPNVFDKSTPNIILSGKWLRAAGFDTGQQVTVKVMKGCIVLVAYNEQEQRLQDDYKRTKAKLVEIENALAAIQIQHPGKRLVKSNTNHLA
- a CDS encoding toxin-antitoxin system HicB family antitoxin, whose product is MSIISREKKPKGGGQSPQFKMRIDPALKEQLDAVAAEEGVSLASWLKELAREALRAKGISPKA
- a CDS encoding DUF6680 family protein, with protein sequence MNILFGMETKDIIMTAAVIVGPVLAVQIQKTLEQFRERKQSRLSIFRTLMSTRAQRLHREHVQALNMIDLEFYGRKIPIIKIRYQTKKEQTVTHAWKSYNSHLNKIHDYPDINIWVSKSDDLFTDLLYALSQAMNYDFDKVQLQRDCYRPIAHGDLETTQANILKGLEKVFSGDTALPMFITNAPLNKANQNDEVVPETTTDFNTETR
- a CDS encoding bacteriophage abortive infection AbiH family protein; this translates as MRLYIIGNGFDIRHNLPTGYKHFKIYVQKNDRDLFNAIESYLPVGDLWNELESALGDIDYEQVLDENSMFLVSPGSDEWTDASNHDFQYEVEQTTELLSERLKEKFADWIKSIDLTPALKPSEFIPPIPTESLYFTFNYTNTLQQIYHIKDINIKHIHGNCLHDDFLELGHAFTPAGPINKGAGPDQDIRIAEAYSYIDRYFGATFKPVNEIISDESDYFLSLRNVNEVHVYGHSLSEVDGEYFKKISQSILPDAKWLVALYSNEKKCGNLENYGIDARNIKSILYENI
- a CDS encoding primase-helicase zinc-binding domain-containing protein: MSGMKVSQAVKAARGHWAQLLPALGVNILKNRHQPCPVCGGKDRFRFDDQEGRGTWFCNQCGAGDGLALVTKALNVDISEAADRIHGLTHSLSIATSEVRTLTADTDSGKDAAAALAARLLQASRESAGNTYLTHKGFPEHICHELTSGHKTGGVMFRPGDLIVPLYNADGELVNIQLISGNGSKCFLKGGQVKEAYHLIEGGGSSVRRMWIAEGYATALTIHHLTGEAVMVAFSAVNFLSLTSVAHNKYPGYQLIIAADRDLNGSGQNRAETAAKACQCDIVLPPVFGDWNDALVHYGEESTRKAILEALKPHNASPFDTMSEAEFTAMSVSEKAQRVREHYRDALAVDPNGQLLSRYESGAWKVISQSDFARDIAVLFQRLGAPFSSGKIASLVETLKLIVPQQQNPARHLIGFRNGVLDTRTGLFSPHCKENWLRTLCEVDFTPPVNGETLETHAPAFWRWLDRAAGHNPAKRDIILAALFMVLANRYDWQLFLEVTGPGGSGKSILAEIATMLAGEDNATSATIETLESPRERAALIGFSLIRLPDQEKWSGDGAGLKAITGGDAVSVDPKYQNAYSTHIPAVILAVNNNPMRFTDRSGGVSRRRVILHFPEQIAPEERDPQLKDKIARELAVIVRQLMQRFSDPMSARTLLQSQQNSDEALTIKRDADPAFDFCGYLEALPDTNGMFMGNANIVPRQQRTYLYHAYLVYMEANGYKNTLSLTMFGKGLPLMLKEYGLHYEKRRTNQGMQTNLTLKEESNADWLPKCDGKTTS